A window of the Agrococcus jejuensis genome harbors these coding sequences:
- a CDS encoding ABC transporter ATP-binding protein, whose amino-acid sequence MTAVIETTGLSKHYPKGVRALDDVSIALEPNRIHALLGRNGAGKTTLMQLLTGQLIATSGDMRVLGGHPFENAQVLSQTCFIQESQKYPDGFRAQDVLAVARTLHPQWDADFERRLVADFRLPTDRQIKKLSRGQLSAIGIVVGLASRAPVTFFDEPYLGLDAVARQLFYDHLLADFAEHPRTILLSTHLIDEVANLLEHVVVIDEGRVLIDADADELRGRAYDVSGRADAVAAYVDGREVVAQQRLGGLANATVIGPIDAAARAELDAAGLTTSPVSLQALVVHLTRTPELATASL is encoded by the coding sequence ATGACCGCCGTCATCGAGACCACGGGTCTCTCCAAGCACTACCCGAAGGGCGTGCGCGCGCTCGACGACGTGTCGATCGCGCTCGAGCCGAACCGCATCCACGCCCTGCTGGGCCGCAACGGCGCCGGCAAGACCACGCTCATGCAGCTGCTCACGGGGCAGCTGATCGCGACGAGCGGCGACATGCGCGTGCTCGGCGGCCACCCGTTCGAGAACGCGCAGGTGCTGTCGCAGACGTGCTTCATCCAGGAGTCGCAGAAGTACCCGGATGGGTTCCGCGCCCAGGACGTGCTCGCCGTCGCCCGCACGCTGCACCCGCAGTGGGATGCGGACTTCGAGCGTCGGCTCGTGGCGGACTTCCGCCTGCCGACCGATCGGCAGATCAAGAAGCTCTCGCGCGGCCAGCTGTCGGCGATCGGCATCGTCGTGGGCCTCGCATCCCGCGCGCCGGTGACGTTCTTCGACGAGCCGTACCTCGGCCTCGACGCCGTCGCCCGACAGCTGTTCTACGACCACCTGCTGGCCGACTTCGCCGAGCATCCCCGCACGATCCTGCTGTCGACGCACCTGATCGACGAGGTCGCGAACCTGCTCGAGCACGTCGTCGTCATCGACGAGGGCCGCGTGCTCATCGACGCCGACGCCGACGAGCTGCGCGGCCGCGCGTACGACGTCTCCGGACGTGCCGACGCCGTCGCCGCCTACGTCGACGGCCGCGAGGTCGTGGCGCAGCAGCGCCTCGGCGGCCTCGCGAACGCCACCGTCATCGGCCCCATCGATGCCGCAGCCCGAGCCGAGCTCGACGCCGCCGGCCTCACGACGAGCCCCGTCTCTCTGCAGGCACTCGTCGTGCACCTCACCCGCACCCCCGAGCTCGCCACCGCGAGCCTCTGA
- a CDS encoding GntR family transcriptional regulator: MLDDGKPLFQQIAEQLSNDILDGTYPEETAVPSTNELAQFLRINPATAGKGLNLLVDDGVLYKKRGIGMFVATGARDRLVEARTRAFTHEFIAPMLREAAKLGITPGQLAHLIQEESA; encoded by the coding sequence ATGCTCGATGACGGGAAGCCGCTGTTCCAGCAGATCGCGGAGCAGCTCTCGAACGACATCCTCGACGGCACCTACCCCGAGGAGACCGCCGTGCCCTCGACGAACGAGCTCGCGCAGTTCCTGCGCATCAACCCCGCCACCGCGGGCAAGGGGCTCAACCTGCTCGTCGACGACGGCGTCCTCTACAAGAAGCGAGGCATCGGCATGTTCGTCGCCACCGGCGCTCGCGACCGTCTCGTCGAGGCGAGGACGCGCGCATTCACCCACGAGTTCATCGCACCCATGCTGCGCGAGGCAGCCAAGCTCGGCATCACGCCCGGCCAGCTCGCGCACCTCATCCAGGAGGAGTCGGCATGA